A genome region from Arachis duranensis cultivar V14167 chromosome 8, aradu.V14167.gnm2.J7QH, whole genome shotgun sequence includes the following:
- the LOC107459979 gene encoding 3-phosphoshikimate 1-carboxyvinyltransferase 2-like, which translates to MAAPLALGDVEIEIIDKLISVPYIDMTLKLMERFRVHVEHSGNWDRFLVHGGQKYKSPGNAFVEGDASSASYFLAGAAVTGGTITVVGCATSSFQNHPAVVVPRLSDGLNLLSPD; encoded by the exons ATGGCAGCTCCTTTGGCCCTTGgtgatgttgaaattgagatTATCGATAAACTGATTTCTGTTCCCTACATTGATATGACTTTGAAACTGATGGAGCGCTTTAGAGTCCATGTGGAGCACAGTGGTAACTGGGATAGGTTCTTGGTCCACGGAGGTCAAAAGTACAA GTCTCCTGGGAATGCTTTTGTTGAAGGCGATGCTTCTAGTGCCAGCTACTTCCTCGCAGGTGCAGCTGTTACTGGTGGGACTATCACAGTTGTAGGCTGCGCCACAAGTAGTTTTCAG AATCATCCTGCTGTTGTTGTGCCTAGGCTTTCtgatggtttgaatttgctTAGCCCAG ATTGA
- the LOC107460107 gene encoding uncharacterized protein LOC107460107 → MKNRKSSEAEASAGAAGKKHYKLWILSAIVLVAVWFMFTGSLTLRWSSSSYNDFDPANFDDLDVLEVEEREKVVRQMWDVYSRRHSTRKLPRFWSEAFQAGYEHLVSDIPAIRDAAVSEIAKMSLKQLPIQLQSHSHVQSPEGSRKIKEAEGSDKMHNES, encoded by the exons ATGAAGAACAGAAAAAGCTCTGAAGCTGAAGCTTCAGCTGGTGCTGCTGGCAAGAAGCACTACAAGTTGTGGATATTATCTGCAATTGTCCTTGTAGCTGTTTGGTTCATGTTCACTGGCTCCCTCACCCTCAGATGGTCTTCTTCTAGCTATAATGACTTCGATCCTGCAAATTTCGACGATCTCGATGTGCTG GAagtggaggagagagagaaggtgGTGAGGCAGATGTGGGACGTGTACAGTCGCAGGCACAGTACGAGGAAGTTACCTCGGTTTTGGTCGGAGGCTTTTCAGGCTGGTTACGAGCATTTGGTGAGTGATATTCCCGCCATTCGAGATGCTGCAGTTTCAGAAATTGCAAAGATGTCCTTAAAACAACTTCCTATTCAACTTCAATCTCACTCG CATGTGCAGAGCCCCGAGGGATCAAGAAAAATTAAGGAAGCAGAAGGGAGTGATAAGATGCATAATGAAAGTTGA